One part of the Ornithodoros turicata isolate Travis chromosome 2, ASM3712646v1, whole genome shotgun sequence genome encodes these proteins:
- the LOC135384548 gene encoding uncharacterized protein LOC135384548, which translates to MDEEQQEAMKASLSDTLLEHYIQCSAARKSAAKELSSFMSRDTLDRYGSIPSVGHRMQSATTTQHRSSRGKWSNEAGRNNIDGEPMSMHCNEQSCYSCAVQRFSGLDRYASLTETDVLPSPTTAPSTTQEIPSPALATSPSVVSPRPATLSPLVLPSPPPSPPLVPSPPLVPSPPVVPSPPLIPPPPSAGQDPQVIVGEHHISNYSPPVFIQSLPCNIIPLETADDRVRAFAVIKLQQVLSQPKYEKATMDSSDHDAAVSTGFDPVEKPATYLNDSQEHKSESFTEAEVNVSAASKSLSSTVFSATSLTNAAAFSSLSTTSLDISSQNTERTALKNVPSSSTSTEPTYSPLESTSGDVVDLRNRQITSYPVLATRSSWKDALAIWPMSKTSPSEILYRTSDLNARHLLHARSDQYRRRGQRSDDLTPIVLYEAPDASRLPNAADRDKLSNAVNVLHEASDRSQTTKGVTVPCNRPCYVHDGGPHLADSHKPVHYHGSFSNTRIRALPDTQRALLQSNTGRYDAEASSILSSQISTTQPLLVKPDEGRLYCEPQLMLQFCVTLNVFLFIVLVAVVFTYLLYSGASPSPH; encoded by the coding sequence ATGGACGAAGAACAGCAGGAAGCAATGAAGGCATCCTTATCAGATACGCTGCTGGAGCATTATATACAGTGCAGCGCTGCTCGGAAGAGCGCAGCCAAGGAACTGTCATCTTTCATGTCTCGCGACACCCTTGATCGCTACGGTTCTATCCCTTCGGTCGGCCACCGCATGCAAAGTGCCACCACCACGCAGCACCGTTCCTCAAGGGGAAAGTGGTCCAACGAAGCCGGGAGAAACAATATTGACGGCGAGCCGATGTCCATGCATTGCAATGAACAATCATGCTATTCTTGTGCGGTTCAACGTTTTTCCGGCCTTGACCGGTACGCTAGCCTAACGGAAACGGACGTCTTGCCTTCTCCGACCACGGCACCGTCGACCACGCAGGAAATACCGTCCCCAGCGTTGGCAACGTCTCCATCAGTAGTGTCGCCACGGCCAGCAACGCTATCACCGCTTGTACTGCCGTCGCCGCCGCCGTCACCGCCGTTGGTACCATCTCCGCCGTTGGTACCATCTCCGCCAGTAGTGCCATCACCTCCCTTAATCCCACCGCCGCCGTCGGCTGGCCAAGATCCGCAGGTGATAGTGGGCGAGCACCACATATCCAACTATTCTCCTCCCGTTTTTATTCAGTCGCTGCCATGTAATATAATTCCATTGGAAACTGCAGATGACCGCGTCCGTGCTTTTGCCGTCATCAAATTACAACAAGTGTTGTCGCAACCAAAGTACGAGAAGGCCACTATGGACAGCAGCGATCACGACGCTGCCGTGTCCACGGGCTTCGACCCTGTCGAAAAGCCAGCCACTTATCTGAATGATTCTCAAGAGCACAAGAGCGAATCATTCACCGAAGCAGAGGTGAATGTTTCCGCCGCTTCAAAATCTCTCAGCTCGACAGTATTCTCGGCAACCTCGTTGACGAACGCTGCTGCATTCAGTAGTTTGTCAACTACATCACTCGACATTTCCTCTCAAAATACAGAAAGAACCGCATTGAAAAACGTTCCTTCTAGTAGTACATCCACGGAACCCACATATTCTCCTCTCGAGTCTACCAGCGGTGACGTCGTAGATCTGAGGAACAGGCAGATCACTAGTTATCCAGTATTGGCTACAAGAAGTTCCTGGAAGGACGCGCTCGCTATTTGGCCGATGTCAAAAACGAGCCCTTCTGAAATTCTTTACAGGACCTCTGACCTCAATGCCCGTCATTTGCTTCATGCTAGGTCAGATCAGTACAGAAGACGTGGACAGCGTTCCGATGACCTCACTCCAATTGTACTCTACGAGGCACCGGACGCATCCCGGCTGCCAAATGCAGCTGACCGGGATAAACTGTCTAACGCCGTTAACGTACTTCACGAAGCCTCTGATCGATCACAGACCACCAAAGGAGTGACTGTTCCTTGTAACAGACCGTGCTACGTGCATGACGGAGGGCCACATCTCGCCGATTCTCATAAACCAGTTCATTATCACGGTTCGTTTAGCAACACCCGAATTCGAGCTCTACCAGACACTCAGAGGGCGCTTCTACAATCCAATACAGGGAGATACGACGCTGAAGCAAGCAGTATCCTGTCTAGCCAGATATCAACAACGCAGCCGCTCCTTGTGAAGCCTGACGAAGGCAGGCTGTACTGTGAGCCCCAACTAATGCTGCAATTTTGCGTTACCCTCAATGTCTTCCTGTTTATCGTATTAGTCGCTGTGGTATTCACTTACTTGCTGTATTCTGGCGCGTCTCCATCTCCACACTAG